The Methyloterricola oryzae genome contains the following window.
CTGGGCGATGCGAAGACGCTGTTCCCCGACATCACAGCTACCCTGGAAGCCGCCAGAACACTGGTCGCCGACGGTTTCGAGGTGATGGTCTACACCAATGACGATCCCATCGTGGCCAAACGGCTGGAGGAGATCGGCTGCGTCGCCGTAATGCCCCTTGCGGCGCCCATCGGTTCCGGGCTGGGCATACGTAACCCTTACAATATACTGACCATATTGGAGAATGCTAAGGTTCCCATACTGGTCGATGCGGGCGTCGGAACGGCGTCGGATGCCGCCATCGCCATGGAACTGGGCTGCCATGGTGTCCTCATGAACACGGCCATTGCGGAAGCCAAGAATCCCGTGCTCATGGCCTCAGCCATGAGGAAAGCCATCGAGGCCGGCCGCGAGGCGTTCCTGGCAGGGCGTATGCCGCGCAAGCGCTATGCCTCCGCATCGTCGCCGCTGGAAGGACTGTCCCTTTGATTCACGTCCTTGTCGCGGCCTCAGGCACCAGTATGGAGCGCGGTTAGCGCCATTTCGGCGCCGCTTCTCGACACAGCGGGAAAATAAGGGCAGGGTCGAACGGAGTTTCGATGCCAACCGGCCATGTCAATCCACACAGGACGACCGGCAAATGGCGCATTGGGAAGCACAGATCGGCGCGGTTTGCTGAAGCGCGTGCCGGCCAGCCTGACGTGGCGGCCGATCCAGGTAATGGCCTGTAATTTGCAGAGACTTAGGGGATTGCGGACTTCTGCCGTCTCGACGCCCAACATGGGCCGTCAGGGGTCCGAAACGCGTGATCTGGGAGCAAACGCCCTGAGGCGTTCATCACGCGCTTTGAAAATGGGCGCATCGCCACTGCGCGATGCGCGTTCAACGCATCAGGAGGTAACACATGGAAAGACAGGAATGGCCAGACCGTGACGCTCTGTCTGCCAATGGTTCAGGGGTCCCGGTTACCACGTACTTCTCTCAGTCGGAACGCTTGCTGCGTCGGCGCAACGATACCGCGGCAAGCCCTTTGCCCTCCACATCCTTGAGCGATGAGGCCAGCGAGCGCATCACCCGGCTTTCCCTGCACGAGTTCTGCGAACGCATTTCCCTGCTGGCGGAACTGGAACTGCCGTGTTCCGTGCACATCGCCAATCCGAGCGCGGAACAGATCAGCCGCGGCGTAGTGCGACGCATCGAACGCGATGCGGACCGCCTGTATCTCTTAGGGGATGGTTTCTCGCTGCATCTGCACCGTGACAACATCGATTCCATCTGGCTCGTGACAGGCTCTGGCGGCGATGAACAGGGCATGGCCATCGAGATCCACAACCGCACCGGCAGCCTCATCGCGCGCCTGTTCGGGATGCAGGATAGCGTCGGCGCCGCAGTCTGGCAGGATGTCATGGGCAACCCGTCTTTTGCCGTTGCCTGAGCCCAACACCTCAGACGCTGCACGTTCCGCGGTGAGCACCCTCCCGGGCATTGGCCGGAAACACTGAATCTATCGGCTGCGGGGAACTTCCACAGGTCCCCGCACGCCCCCGTGAAAACACTGACAAATCAGTCACTCTGGCACCGTCATGGCAGCAGAGCAAACCCTGCCTCAGCCCTCGAGTTTGCTTTCCTTTGACCGAGTGTTTCTGTGTACAATTGGGCGCTGTTTATTTGTGACAGGGCGTCGACCCTACACCTCGGCAGGGCAGCACCCTGCCACGCGAATCAAATGATCCAGTTTCTTGGAACAAACTATAAGGAGACACTATGAGCGTTTTAGTTGGCAAAGCGGCACCGGATTTCAAGGCGGCAGCCGTGATGGGCGATGGCTCCATCTGCGACAGCTATTGGTTTTCCAAGGAAACCAAGGGCAAATATGTGGCGGTGGTTTTTTATCCGCTGGATTTCACCTTCGTGTGCCCGACGGAGCTGATCGCCCTTGATCACCGCGTCGCTGAACTGAAGTCCCGTGGCGTGGAAGTGCTGGCCGTCTCCGTGGACTCCCAGTTCACCCACGCAGCCTGGCGCAACACCCCGGTGGACAAGGGCGGCATCGGCGCGGTCAAGTACGTCATGATCGCCGACGTCAGCCACGAAATCGCCAAAGCCTACGACGTGGAAGTCGCTGGCGCCGCTGTGGCCTACCGTGGAACCTTCCTGATCGACAAAAACGGTGTCGTCCGCCACCAGGTGGTCAACGACCTGCCCCTGGGACGCAACATGGACGAACTGATCCGCATGGTGGATGCCCTGCAGTTCTTCGAAGAACACGGCGAAGTCTGTCCGGCCGGCTGGAACAAGGGCCAGAAAGGCATGACGGCCGACGCGGATGGCGTTGCCTCCTACCTGAGCCAGAACGCCGACAAGCTGTAATTTCAGTCGGGCGAGTGCATCGCACTGGCCCGATTGCAACCGCCCGCTGGCGCATCGTCGCGGAGGGCAGGTGCAAATCTACGCGCTGCCGCCCATTGTCGGGCCGCAGCGCGTTTTTGTTTCCGTGATGCCGTTTACTGCGCCTCGGGGCTCTTGAGCTTACGCAGCACCTGCAGCCAGATCAGCCCAGCACAGACCAGTCCCAGCAGGATTCCGGAGTGCCCGATCAGGGTCGCGGACAGACCGGCATTCTGTGCATGCAACTTGATCACCGTAGGCTTAGCGACCCAGAAAGTCCAGATCAGGTTGGGCAAGTAGTAGGTAATGAAGCCGACGAAGGCCCATTGAAAAGCCGGCGCCTTCTTGGACTCGGCTTCACGGTAAAACCAAATCGCGATAAGGATGGAGATGATGCCACCAAACATTATGCACTCCTCTTCTTATTGTTTAATTCTTATTGCCTGACTGCGCAGGACGCGGAACCGCATACGATACAAGACAAAGGGGTTAAGATCACCCCACATGCCCGAAAGACAGGCCATCCATCGGCCACGCACGGCAACTCAGCCACGCTGCACACCTGAAAGGGCAAGCCCGATCGCCGGCCCGTCCCGAAACACAATCACTTCAAGAACCGATTTCCGGCCATGTCGATGCAGACGTCGGCCGAATAATCGTAATCGAAGACGCAGGCAGCGCACTGTCCCTGGCATCCGTAAAACTCCTGGTTGCAGACTCCGGCAGGCTGCTGGCCGGAATAGATGTCGACGTGCCCGACCTCGACCGGCTCGTGCGCATAATCGGATGGATTGGCCCGGTAACACTCCACTTCCGTTGAAACCTGGTCATCATCGTCGAAGATGGCCACTGCAGACCCCGACATCAATGCCAAGCTCAAGACGACCGCAGCGGACTTGAGCCAGGCGGCGGTGCAACGCAGACTAAACATATGCTGGTTCATGGATGATGCCCCGCGCCTTTAACCGACTGAAAAGAATCAACCTTTGCTGCGCGCTGGCTCAAGGCGACACGCGCAACTGCGCTGCGCAGGCCGGGGAAAGCTCGGCCCGGTGCTCCAGCAGGCACCTCACCACGCGCCCCTGACCTGGCTGCAAATGGCCACAGTGCTTTCCCGCATCGGCCGCGCATAATTGCCTTACAGCCTGGCGCCTCGCCTCCAACTGCTTCAGCTTGGACGCGCAGGCAGACGAGAGTTCGGCGCGATGCTCATCGAGACAGCGGTGCAGCTTTCCCTGTCCAGTCTCGATATGGCCGCAGAATTGCTGAATTTCAGCCGAGCAGGCCGGCGCTTTCGGGCCGGCGGCTGCGCCAGCGCTCCCCAGCAATATACAGCCCGCGACGAGCCGCAAAACGAAAATCCTGGCAATTCCGGGCACGGGTCCTCCTCGCATCAGTCTGGCGGTGCCGGCAGCGCCGCCCTGGATGATATGCCGACTCTATAGCGTTACGGCCCTGGGCACAATTGCCTGTGATGTTGCCGAGCATCGCAACAGCTGTCATTCAGATTTCCACCCGCTCCATGAGATAACACAGGCAATCCTGCCGAATCACGCGCTCATCCAGGGTCAACATGGACGGCATTACCCGTTTCCTCGCAAGTAGACGGGCTCCACGAACCTCAAAATACTCCCGGGTCACGTCCCGTCCCGCCTCGTCCCTGGCCAACACGGGGCAGGTGCCCAGCCCTTCGAGCATGTGTCCCCAGACGAAGCCGACTGGCATCTCCGTGAAATTCTGGTGGTCCAGTTCACGCAACAACCTGAGCTCGCAGTCGGCCGAATCGAAGCTGAAAGGAATTTCCTCGCGCACGGTCACCTGGGCAACGCTGCGGAACAGATCGATGTCATGCGCCGGGACCGCGTGATCCGGCAGTTCCGTCAGGTGCAAGCAGGCATCCAGAAACTGAGCCGCGTGCTCCACCCCGTAAGGATGCCCCGGCTTGCCGCACTCCAGCGTGACGGCAGGGCAGAAACTGGCGAACGCTGCCGCCTGAGTTCCCGTGGGCCGGGTAAAGTGAATCACCAAGCGGCCGAACAGGGTGGCAAGCCGCAGTGAACGGTGATCGAGGCGATTGACGCAGGCGTAATGCGGATTGGTGCCCGTATTATTGTGCACATCAACGCTGGCAAAGACGCCGCGCCGCTGCATTTCCTGAAGCACCGATTCCGCCATGCGGCCCTCTGCCGAAGCCGTGCCTTCCCCGCCCGGCCAGATCCGGTTGTAGTCCAGCTGTCCGTCGAGCCGGCGGGCGGCCAAGCGCGCCGCCGCAACATTGCCGACAAACAGCGAGAGCGCCCTGGGAAGCAGCGTGTCCCGGTACTTGGCCAGCACCTGCCTCACCGCGTCCCAGCCGGTGGTTTCGTTTCCGTGCAGCAGCACGCTAACGAAGAGCGGCGGCGCATGCCTGCCGGGCAGGTGAATCAAGGTGGGGCCGCCGAGGACCTCCTCAAGTTCGTGGGCAGCCGCCGGCAGGAGTCCCGCGGGCAGCGCCTCCACCTGCCTGAGGCCAAGTCCCATGCTCACATCACCCATTCGCTCACCGGGCGCGCCTCGCGCTGCTGCTCCAGGTAGACGCGCGTCATGTCGGCGAAACAGCCGGGCCTCTTTGCCAGGAAACGCCGTTGCCATTCGCTGCCGGTGCGGCCCGATTCCACTCTGCGCTCCAGTATCCCCAGGCAGGCTGCGATGTCCGCCCGATCCACCCCCAGCCGCTCCATGCCACGCCCCGCCTCGGGGATCAGGCGGTGCAACAGCAGGCCGCGCAAACCATGGCGTTCGCCATCCACCCAGGAGACGTGCGCCTTGAGGCCATGCTGCGCCGCCTGGTAGAAATTGTCCCTGACCGCTGCGAACGGCAAAGACGTTTTCTCATTTGTGCTGGCCGCCGCCGCGACTGCGCCAAAAAAGAAGGCGGCATTGGCCACCATGTCCGGAATGCTGGGGCCCGCTGGAAGTACACGATGCTCCAGCCTCAGATGCGGCGTGCCGTCAGTGTCGAACCCCAATAGCGGGCGGTTCCAGCGCCAGATGGTTCCATTGTGCAGGCGCAGGTGAGCAAAGCGTTGCGGCGGCAAATCAGAGCACAAGGGCAGTATCACCGGATGATGAGCCAGATTCTCCTCGAACAGCTCCGTCAGCGCGCGTTTCACGTAGCCGGAACCGAAACCCACACGTTTCACCGGGCCGCCACGCGCATCCTCATAGCCCCCGACGGCAACCGCCTGCTCGAACAGCGGAATGCGCGTCTCGGCCCAGAGATCGCAACCGAACAGGTACGGCGAATTGCCCCCCAGGGCCACAAGAGGCCCCGACATCAACAAAGCCGCGTTATAGACCTGGACCATCTCGGACACGGGTACCTGAAAATGGATCTGGAAGGACGTGGCCGCGGCCTCCAACATAACGTCAACGTGCTCACAATGAAGACGCTGCGCCCCGACGATGTCCAGCCTGATCGGGCGCTGACCGCGCGCCGCCAGCACCTGTTCGTTCAGGGCCCGATAGCGTTTCATGTCCGACAGATTGCGAAGGTTCAGAGCGGCTTCCGACAGCGTCGGCAGGATGCCAATGGCGATCACCTCCACGCCCAGGGCGGAGGCGGCCGTTTGCGCATCGCGCCAGGTTGCCTCCAGTTGTTGCCTGACCCGCGACAGAAAATCGCCTTGAACTCGCAGGGGCGGGGTGTTGAATTCGACATTGAATCGAGCCAACTCCGGGCTGGCCAAAGGACTGGAAAGGCCCTGCAGAAAGGCTTCATTGACCGCCGCCGGTTGCATGGCCTCATCCACCAGCCAGGCCTCCAGCTCGAAGCCGCCCACCGGGCCGGCGCCAGAAAGCCCTCCGCTTTGGCACACCGATTCAAGCAGCCGCGTCTCCGCCTCCAAGCGTTGGTGGAACTGCTCGAAATCCTCAGGCTCAAACGAAGATTTCTCGATCTCCTGCCCCATGCATCCCCCTTGCCGGCCGGGGATGCAGGCCGAGCACGCCCGTCATCATGCAACAATTCAACGGGGCTGACCATAGACGCGGACACAGGCGCGGAGCAACAAGACAGTTGCCTCGCTCTCCCCAATGATCTTAAAATTCAGGATACGCGGGTGTAGCTCAGTTGGTAGAGCGTCAGCTTCCCAAGCTGAATGTCGCGGGTTCGAATCCCGTCGCCCGCTCCACTACCCGATCTTTCACTGAGCTCGCTTCACTTACGCCGGATTCGCCTCAGGATTTTGGCGCTACTTCGAAGATCACCATTTCGGCGTCGCCGCCGCCGATGTTCTCCACGGTCATGGCGGCTCCAGTCTCCCAGAAGACATCCCCGGGTCCATAAACCTGCGTTTGTCCGTTATCCTCAACCTTCAAACGGCCCTTGAGCACATAGCGTGGACCGGGTCCCTGGTGGGTATGCAGCGGCGTCTTGTAGCCGGAGGGAAATTGCACCCGGATGACCCTGGCTTCCACCGAGTTTGAAGGCAGATCCAGCGCCTTCTTGAGCAAGAGCTGGCGCGGCACCATCGCTGCCGCTTCCTCGGAGTGACCGGCCAATGGCAACAGCAGCGCGGCACCAACGGCGATCCACCTCATAGCATTTTCAATCTGCATAGCACTCTCCTCGTAGCCTTCGGTACGGCCGCGTCCGACCGCCCAAAGCGCGAAAGCCGGGCGCCCGTGCACCCGGCGTGAATCGCGCCGATGGCGCGCCGATCAGACCGGTCGGCCGGCCTGCATGGCCTCCGGCACTTCCACCAGCTTGCCGGTCTTCACGTCGTAAATGAAGCCGTAAATCGGAATGTAATTCGGCACCAGACTGTGGTTGCGAATGCGCTTGACGTCTTCCAGCACGCTCAGCTCATTGTTCTTGAAGGTCAGCCAGTTGATGTACTTGCCGTCGCTTGAACCAGGATAGGTGCCGTTGTCGTGCCAGCCATTGGCGTCGATGCTGGCCGTATCCAGGCTGCTGGCCAGCAGGTCGCCCATGATCTGGTTGTCGAACAGCTGCATGCCGCAGTCGGTGTGATGGATCACGAAGAACTCCTGCGTGCCCAGCAATTTGTGCGAAATCACCAGGGAGCGGATGGCATCGTCGCTGGCGCGGCCACCGGCATTGCGCGTGACATGGGCATCACCTTCCGACAGCCCGGCATATTTGGCGGGATCCAGACGGGCATCCATGCAGGTCAGGATCGCGAAGCCGCGAGCTGGCGGCAAAGGCAGATGCCCTTTGTCGAAACTGGAGGCATAGCCTTCGTTGGCTTTCAGAACTTCGGTCAGGATCTTGCTCATAGGTATTCTCCTCGTTGTTTTATTGTTAATAGAGAGGGTGTTCTCAGGAACAGCCGAAAATGAGCCCTAAGCTATTGACCGGCATGTAAATCTTCTCGTTCAGCAGCAAGGCACTTCATCCGCCGCTTTTTCAAGATCGGCATTGTCCTAGAGACCCCACTCGAACCCACCAGCAGAATGAATCACCGGGTCTGTCGCCTGATTCGCCTCCGCGGTGTACTCGCCATGATCCTCGAAAGGGCCATAAATGAACAGGAAATCATCCTTCTGCAGCAGCCGCGCGGCACATTGCACAGGCCACCTGCACCCGCGGTAGGCGCCATCTGGAACCGGCTCACGCCACATCCGCACTGGACGGATACCGGTCGAATCAAGGTCGTTCTTGGACATTCAGGCTCCGCTCTGGATCGGGTTTTATTATTGGAAGTCCTGTTAGGACGCGGGCAATGCAGCAGCTTGCATGCCAGCACGCGCATTCCCGGGACGGCAAGGCAGATCAAGACTTTACGAAGGGATCCCGAGAAAACTCTTGAAATCCAACTTCACTTAGAGAAAATCAGCTTCACATTTCTTGATCGAACCAAGCCCGCCCATTCAGCCACCATGAGCCACTCGAGTTTCTCGCAACTGAGCCCCACCGGATTCCTGCAGACCTTTGTACTGGAACTGATGCATGTCTGCGTCGAGGCCGGCATTTCCCCCGTCGAGCAACTGATAGAACAGATTGCCCGCAGCGCCAGCCGGTTCTTCGAGGAGGCTTTTCGAGAGGAATTTGGCCTGGAAGGCACCCTAAGCCAGGCTCAGTACGCGGAACTGATCGTCGGCCTGAAAAACCGGATCGGCGGTGATTTCTCCCTGCACTCCATCGACGAGCACTGCATCCGCGTGGTGAACAGCCGCTGCCCCTTCGGTGACGGGGTCAAGAATTCGCCAGAACTCTGCCGCATGACCTCCAGTGTGTTTGGTGGCATTGCGGCGCGCAACTTCGGCTACGCCAGGGTCGAACTGGCCAGTCGCATCGCACGGGGCGATTCCGGCTGTGACGTGCGCATCCACCTGCAGCGTGAGCAGGCGCGAGACCTGCCCGGGATCGAATACCAAGTGCCCGTGAGCGACAACGACAACCGCAAGACATTCGACGAATTGCACGCCCGCATCGAGGAGCAGATGCACCGCATCTGGTGCCAGATGAACGCCGGACGCGGACGCGACGAGTCGGCCAAGCCACCGACCATCATCGCCCGCTCCGCGGCCATGCAATCGGTGCTGCAAGCCGTCGAGACTGTCGCGCCGACGCCCGCGACAGTGTTGATACGGGGCGAGACCGGCGTCGGCAAGGAACTGGTGGCCCGGGCGATCCACGCCATGAGCGAACGTTGCCACCAGCCCTTCATCGCCGTGAACTGTGGCGCCATAC
Protein-coding sequences here:
- a CDS encoding ChuX/HutX family heme-like substrate-binding protein; its protein translation is MERQEWPDRDALSANGSGVPVTTYFSQSERLLRRRNDTAASPLPSTSLSDEASERITRLSLHEFCERISLLAELELPCSVHIANPSAEQISRGVVRRIERDADRLYLLGDGFSLHLHRDNIDSIWLVTGSGGDEQGMAIEIHNRTGSLIARLFGMQDSVGAAVWQDVMGNPSFAVA
- a CDS encoding beta-class carbonic anhydrase encodes the protein MSKILTEVLKANEGYASSFDKGHLPLPPARGFAILTCMDARLDPAKYAGLSEGDAHVTRNAGGRASDDAIRSLVISHKLLGTQEFFVIHHTDCGMQLFDNQIMGDLLASSLDTASIDANGWHDNGTYPGSSDGKYINWLTFKNNELSVLEDVKRIRNHSLVPNYIPIYGFIYDVKTGKLVEVPEAMQAGRPV
- a CDS encoding sigma-54 interaction domain-containing protein; amino-acid sequence: MSHSSFSQLSPTGFLQTFVLELMHVCVEAGISPVEQLIEQIARSASRFFEEAFREEFGLEGTLSQAQYAELIVGLKNRIGGDFSLHSIDEHCIRVVNSRCPFGDGVKNSPELCRMTSSVFGGIAARNFGYARVELASRIARGDSGCDVRIHLQREQARDLPGIEYQVPVSDNDNRKTFDELHARIEEQMHRIWCQMNAGRGRDESAKPPTIIARSAAMQSVLQAVETVAPTPATVLIRGETGVGKELVARAIHAMSERCHQPFIAVNCGAIPEGIVESVLFGHEKGAFTGAVEVHQGYFERANGGTLFLDEVDALTPAIQTRLLRVIQEGEIERVGGHRSLSVDTRIVSATNCDLEAAVADGRFRKDLYYRINVVKLQIPPLSQRPEDLPYLVDLILRRLSKRYKKPINGVTADVMRQLRSYAWPGNVRELENTLEKAVLFSQQSEIAEISLAEMEPAPPGQSWKHIRQQALEQLERRYLEQSLQEAQGNVNSVAAAMELTPRAVYQKLKAYGVDPAAFRAKQ
- a CDS encoding cupin domain-containing protein, which gives rise to MQIENAMRWIAVGAALLLPLAGHSEEAAAMVPRQLLLKKALDLPSNSVEARVIRVQFPSGYKTPLHTHQGPGPRYVLKGRLKVEDNGQTQVYGPGDVFWETGAAMTVENIGGGDAEMVIFEVAPKS
- a CDS encoding DUF938 domain-containing protein yields the protein MSKNDLDSTGIRPVRMWREPVPDGAYRGCRWPVQCAARLLQKDDFLFIYGPFEDHGEYTAEANQATDPVIHSAGGFEWGL
- a CDS encoding peroxiredoxin, with translation MSVLVGKAAPDFKAAAVMGDGSICDSYWFSKETKGKYVAVVFYPLDFTFVCPTELIALDHRVAELKSRGVEVLAVSVDSQFTHAAWRNTPVDKGGIGAVKYVMIADVSHEIAKAYDVEVAGAAVAYRGTFLIDKNGVVRHQVVNDLPLGRNMDELIRMVDALQFFEEHGEVCPAGWNKGQKGMTADADGVASYLSQNADKL
- a CDS encoding glutamate--cysteine ligase, which produces MGQEIEKSSFEPEDFEQFHQRLEAETRLLESVCQSGGLSGAGPVGGFELEAWLVDEAMQPAAVNEAFLQGLSSPLASPELARFNVEFNTPPLRVQGDFLSRVRQQLEATWRDAQTAASALGVEVIAIGILPTLSEAALNLRNLSDMKRYRALNEQVLAARGQRPIRLDIVGAQRLHCEHVDVMLEAAATSFQIHFQVPVSEMVQVYNAALLMSGPLVALGGNSPYLFGCDLWAETRIPLFEQAVAVGGYEDARGGPVKRVGFGSGYVKRALTELFEENLAHHPVILPLCSDLPPQRFAHLRLHNGTIWRWNRPLLGFDTDGTPHLRLEHRVLPAGPSIPDMVANAAFFFGAVAAAASTNEKTSLPFAAVRDNFYQAAQHGLKAHVSWVDGERHGLRGLLLHRLIPEAGRGMERLGVDRADIAACLGILERRVESGRTGSEWQRRFLAKRPGCFADMTRVYLEQQREARPVSEWVM
- a CDS encoding M14 family metallopeptidase, whose product is MGLGLRQVEALPAGLLPAAAHELEEVLGGPTLIHLPGRHAPPLFVSVLLHGNETTGWDAVRQVLAKYRDTLLPRALSLFVGNVAAARLAARRLDGQLDYNRIWPGGEGTASAEGRMAESVLQEMQRRGVFASVDVHNNTGTNPHYACVNRLDHRSLRLATLFGRLVIHFTRPTGTQAAAFASFCPAVTLECGKPGHPYGVEHAAQFLDACLHLTELPDHAVPAHDIDLFRSVAQVTVREEIPFSFDSADCELRLLRELDHQNFTEMPVGFVWGHMLEGLGTCPVLARDEAGRDVTREYFEVRGARLLARKRVMPSMLTLDERVIRQDCLCYLMERVEI
- a CDS encoding cysteine rich repeat-containing protein yields the protein MPGIARIFVLRLVAGCILLGSAGAAAGPKAPACSAEIQQFCGHIETGQGKLHRCLDEHRAELSSACASKLKQLEARRQAVRQLCAADAGKHCGHLQPGQGRVVRCLLEHRAELSPACAAQLRVSP